One genomic window of Elusimicrobiota bacterium includes the following:
- a CDS encoding DUF177 domain-containing protein, protein MPLIYRTEEIVSEGGLSFSGPIEETKSFAEDIASPTARLNERLEAEFEISIGSKELLLLGQIEGGFKLVCSRCGDEFEQSFTQELEETYPLSAPEIDVGEQIRQALVLVLPVKPLCRGDCRGLCPTCGVNRNKEACSCRPAISNPFGKLKDIYKRKEQ, encoded by the coding sequence ATGCCCCTGATCTATCGAACCGAAGAAATCGTCAGCGAAGGCGGCCTTTCCTTCTCAGGCCCGATTGAAGAGACCAAGTCCTTTGCCGAGGATATCGCGAGCCCGACGGCCCGCCTCAATGAGCGCCTGGAAGCCGAATTCGAGATTTCCATCGGATCCAAAGAGCTTTTGCTGCTGGGGCAAATCGAGGGCGGTTTTAAGCTCGTTTGTTCGCGCTGTGGGGATGAATTCGAGCAGTCCTTTACCCAGGAGCTTGAGGAAACGTATCCTTTAAGCGCTCCTGAAATCGACGTCGGGGAGCAAATCCGCCAAGCTTTGGTCCTTGTTTTGCCGGTCAAGCCTTTATGCCGGGGGGACTGCCGTGGCTTGTGCCCCACCTGCGGGGTTAACCGCAATAAAGAGGCCTGTTCCTGCCGGCCTGCAATCTCAAATCCATTTGGTAAACTTAAGGATATCTATAAGAGAAAGGAGCAATAA
- a CDS encoding electron transfer flavoprotein subunit beta/FixA family protein has protein sequence MNIVVCIKQTPASSSVQIDPHTGELMSTGLTYAISPFDEYALEEAIRLKERVPGSWTAAVTMGPARSEEILREAIARGIDSVYHLSDEAFNDSDSYATAYVLSMGIRKIQQEKGKVDVVICAKQTNDGDTGQVGPGLSAWLDWPNVAFVKKVEEINDQIVRVERMMEDGMDVLEMKLPALISVVKEINEPRLPSLKGKMASKKAVVAKWSAADIGADAAHLGLTGSPTKVWKKDAPARRQGGVRIEGATIEEKAQKFVEKLKELKLL, from the coding sequence TTGAATATTGTCGTCTGCATCAAACAAACGCCGGCTTCCTCATCCGTCCAGATCGATCCCCATACCGGGGAGTTGATGTCCACCGGGTTGACCTATGCGATCAGCCCGTTTGATGAATACGCCTTGGAAGAAGCGATCCGTTTGAAAGAGCGCGTTCCCGGCTCGTGGACCGCGGCCGTGACCATGGGTCCGGCGCGCTCGGAAGAAATCCTGCGCGAGGCGATCGCCCGCGGCATCGACAGCGTGTACCATCTCTCGGACGAGGCGTTCAATGATTCCGATTCCTACGCCACGGCCTACGTGCTGTCCATGGGCATTCGGAAAATTCAGCAGGAAAAAGGCAAAGTGGACGTGGTTATCTGCGCCAAACAGACCAATGACGGCGATACGGGCCAGGTGGGCCCCGGTTTGTCCGCCTGGCTGGATTGGCCCAATGTCGCCTTCGTCAAGAAGGTCGAGGAAATCAACGATCAAATCGTGCGCGTGGAGCGCATGATGGAAGACGGCATGGATGTTCTGGAAATGAAGCTGCCGGCCTTGATTTCCGTCGTCAAAGAGATCAATGAGCCGCGCCTGCCTTCGCTTAAAGGCAAAATGGCCTCTAAAAAAGCGGTCGTCGCCAAATGGTCGGCCGCTGATATCGGCGCCGATGCCGCGCACTTGGGGTTGACGGGCAGCCCGACTAAGGTGTGGAAAAAAGACGCGCCGGCCAGAAGGCAAGGCGGCGTGCGCATCGAAGGCGCCACCATCGAAGAAAAGGCGCAAAAATTCGTCGAAAAGCTTAAAGAGCTGAAACTTCTATAG
- a CDS encoding DUF3052 family protein — METSKSAVRGPQKRRWLSEQKLGTTERSRVAAKYAPDDYAQLLKPVPPSVVFEKKVSQRTDIVHVFSDKKSSLKAELVALRKSIKSDAVVWVSWPKKASKVQTDIIEDTVRELALPLGFVDVKVCAVSEVWSGLKLVVRKELR, encoded by the coding sequence ATGGAAACATCAAAATCAGCTGTCCGAGGCCCCCAAAAGCGTCGATGGTTGAGCGAACAGAAACTCGGTACCACCGAGCGCAGTCGCGTTGCCGCAAAGTACGCCCCGGACGATTACGCTCAACTACTCAAGCCTGTCCCGCCGAGCGTTGTTTTCGAGAAGAAGGTCTCCCAGCGTACGGATATCGTCCACGTCTTCAGCGACAAGAAATCATCTCTAAAAGCGGAACTCGTGGCTCTGCGTAAATCCATCAAGAGCGATGCTGTGGTGTGGGTTTCCTGGCCGAAGAAGGCATCGAAAGTGCAAACTGACATCATCGAAGACACAGTTCGCGAATTGGCGCTCCCGCTTGGGTTCGTAGACGTAAAGGTTTGCGCCGTGAGCGAAGTTTGGTCGGGCTTGAAGTTGGTCGTCCGCAAGGAGCTTCGCTGA
- the fabG gene encoding 3-oxoacyl-[acyl-carrier-protein] reductase encodes MRLKDRVALITGAAQGIGRATAKLFHAEGAKVVLCDLDAAALESAAKEVSGSGDSVATAAGNVTKKEDCEAAVQKAVATFGRIDILVNNAGITKDNLIMRMTDDQWNAVMDVNLKAAFYLIKACAHPMMKQRYGRIVNIASVVGQYGNPGQANYAASKGGLIALTKTVAKELASRNILCNAIAPGFVRTRLTEVLPEEIKKQFMTWTPLGRFAEPVEVAKVCLFLASDDVSYVTGQVIGVNGGLYM; translated from the coding sequence TTGAGATTAAAGGATAGGGTAGCTTTAATCACCGGCGCGGCCCAAGGCATCGGCCGGGCCACGGCCAAGCTTTTCCACGCGGAGGGCGCGAAAGTCGTTCTTTGCGATTTGGATGCCGCCGCTCTTGAGTCCGCGGCCAAGGAAGTGTCCGGATCGGGCGATTCCGTGGCCACGGCCGCGGGCAATGTGACCAAGAAAGAGGATTGCGAAGCCGCGGTCCAAAAAGCCGTCGCAACGTTCGGGCGCATCGATATTTTGGTCAACAATGCCGGCATTACCAAAGATAATTTGATCATGCGAATGACTGATGATCAGTGGAACGCGGTGATGGACGTCAACTTAAAGGCCGCCTTTTACTTGATCAAGGCTTGCGCCCACCCGATGATGAAGCAGCGCTACGGGCGCATCGTCAATATCGCCTCGGTCGTGGGTCAATACGGCAATCCCGGCCAGGCCAATTATGCGGCCAGCAAAGGCGGGTTGATCGCCCTGACCAAGACCGTGGCCAAGGAATTGGCCTCCCGCAACATTTTGTGCAATGCCATTGCTCCGGGATTCGTGCGCACGCGCCTGACCGAGGTGCTTCCGGAGGAGATCAAAAAGCAATTTATGACCTGGACGCCTTTGGGGCGTTTCGCCGAACCCGTGGAAGTGGCCAAAGTCTGCCTGTTCTTGGCCTCGGACGACGTCAGTTATGTGACGGGACAAGTCATCGGGGTTAACGGCGGATTGTACATGTAG
- the rnc gene encoding ribonuclease III, producing MVTAEGLAAEQRLSELERALGYAFKDKQLLELALTHSSFGSEHNLGVSNERLEFLGDSVFNMLVAEYLYGKFADADEGKLSKLKSMLVAKKSLLELAQHLNLEAYVRVSSKETLDAKQLVTRERDNILANCAEAVIGALYLEAGLEVCRQLVVTRWVMKKKRLVIRDYKSRLQEVIQKTYKKIPEYRVHQCWGPEHAKTFEVEACFEGKILGRGIGKNKKEAEQVAAKEALRSFKVILKQEE from the coding sequence ATGGTCACGGCCGAAGGCCTTGCTGCCGAACAGCGCTTGAGCGAACTCGAACGCGCGCTCGGTTACGCATTTAAAGATAAACAGCTCCTGGAGCTGGCGTTGACGCACAGCTCGTTCGGGTCGGAGCATAACCTCGGGGTTTCCAACGAACGCCTGGAGTTCTTAGGCGACAGCGTGTTCAACATGCTGGTGGCCGAGTATCTTTACGGCAAATTCGCGGATGCGGACGAGGGGAAGCTCTCTAAACTCAAATCAATGCTGGTCGCCAAAAAGAGCCTCTTGGAATTGGCGCAGCACTTAAACCTCGAAGCTTATGTGCGCGTCAGTTCAAAGGAAACGCTCGACGCCAAGCAATTGGTGACCAGGGAACGCGACAATATCCTGGCTAATTGCGCGGAAGCGGTGATCGGCGCCTTGTACCTTGAAGCCGGCCTTGAAGTTTGCCGGCAATTGGTGGTGACGCGTTGGGTCATGAAGAAAAAGCGCCTAGTGATCAGGGATTACAAGAGCCGGCTTCAGGAAGTCATCCAAAAAACGTACAAGAAAATTCCGGAGTACCGCGTCCATCAATGCTGGGGGCCCGAGCACGCAAAAACGTTCGAGGTGGAGGCATGCTTTGAGGGGAAAATCTTGGGCCGGGGCATCGGCAAGAATAAGAAGGAAGCCGAGCAGGTCGCAGCCAAAGAGGCGCTGCGCAGCTTCAAGGTGATCTTGAAGCAGGAAGAATGA
- a CDS encoding acyl-CoA dehydrogenase family protein has translation MDHEFTDEQREIIKLAREIAEKKVKPVRAHHDETEKFPWEVIEEFRRADLFGVYLPQEYGGLGGANTELCLVTEEISKVCGGIALCIAACGLCAIPILLFGTDEQKKRWLPDLASGKRLGAFTITEPEAGSEATATRTTAKREGDYYILNGMKNFCSNGEVAEIYTLFASTNPKRGARGISAFVVEKGTPGFSFGKKETKMGIRASPTYELVLNNCKVPAKNLLWEEGRGLFVAQATFDFSRPGVGAQAVGIAQGALNEAIEYMRVRKQFGQAIIHFQALQHMLADCATKIETSRALLYAVNRVMDRTLKEAFSRSQASGKTVYEEMTALSGARLTKYSAMVKLSCSETAMAVTTDCVQMCGGIGYMRDFPIEKFMRDAKITQIYEGTSQIQKNEIAMMTIKEYASKANTKEALSV, from the coding sequence TTGGACCACGAATTTACGGACGAACAAAGGGAAATCATCAAACTGGCGCGGGAAATCGCCGAAAAAAAGGTCAAGCCCGTCCGCGCCCATCACGATGAAACGGAAAAATTCCCCTGGGAAGTCATCGAAGAGTTCCGGCGCGCGGATCTTTTCGGCGTGTATTTGCCGCAGGAGTACGGCGGTTTGGGCGGCGCCAATACGGAGCTTTGCCTGGTCACGGAGGAAATATCCAAAGTCTGCGGCGGTATCGCTCTTTGCATCGCGGCGTGCGGCTTGTGCGCGATTCCGATTCTTCTTTTCGGCACGGACGAGCAGAAGAAGCGCTGGCTGCCGGATTTAGCCAGCGGCAAGCGCCTGGGCGCTTTCACCATTACCGAGCCTGAAGCCGGTTCCGAGGCGACGGCCACCAGGACTACGGCTAAGCGCGAGGGGGATTACTATATCCTCAACGGCATGAAGAACTTCTGTTCCAACGGCGAGGTTGCGGAAATTTATACGCTCTTCGCTTCGACCAACCCAAAGAGAGGGGCGCGGGGTATTTCGGCCTTTGTCGTTGAAAAAGGAACTCCGGGCTTCTCCTTCGGCAAGAAAGAAACCAAAATGGGCATTCGCGCCAGCCCCACGTACGAACTGGTGCTCAATAACTGCAAAGTGCCGGCCAAGAACCTGCTTTGGGAAGAGGGGCGCGGGTTGTTCGTCGCGCAGGCGACGTTCGACTTTTCCCGTCCCGGCGTCGGCGCCCAGGCCGTGGGCATCGCTCAGGGCGCCTTGAATGAGGCCATCGAGTACATGCGCGTGCGCAAACAATTCGGCCAGGCCATCATTCATTTCCAGGCTCTCCAGCACATGCTCGCGGATTGCGCCACCAAGATCGAAACATCCAGGGCTCTGCTCTATGCGGTCAACCGCGTCATGGATCGAACTCTCAAAGAGGCCTTCAGCCGGAGTCAAGCTTCCGGTAAAACGGTTTACGAGGAAATGACGGCTTTGAGCGGCGCCCGCCTGACGAAATATTCGGCCATGGTCAAACTCTCTTGTTCGGAGACGGCGATGGCTGTGACCACCGACTGCGTTCAGATGTGCGGCGGCATCGGTTACATGCGGGATTTCCCCATCGAGAAATTTATGCGGGACGCGAAAATCACGCAAATCTACGAGGGGACGAGCCAGATTCAGAAAAACGAAATCGCCATGATGACCATTAAAGAGTATGCTTCCAAGGCCAACACCAAGGAGGCTCTGAGCGTCTAA
- the acpP gene encoding acyl carrier protein: MAVTNDVEARVKKIIVEQLGVDAGEVSQNSHFVNDLGADSLDTVELVMALEEEFNAEIPDEDAEKIQTVGQAVEYIRTHGKK; encoded by the coding sequence ATGGCCGTAACAAACGACGTTGAGGCGCGCGTAAAAAAAATCATCGTGGAGCAGTTAGGCGTGGACGCAGGGGAAGTCAGTCAGAATTCCCACTTTGTCAACGACCTGGGCGCAGACTCTCTAGACACCGTTGAGCTCGTCATGGCTCTGGAAGAAGAGTTTAACGCCGAGATTCCGGACGAAGACGCAGAGAAGATTCAAACCGTCGGCCAAGCGGTCGAGTACATTAGAACGCACGGCAAGAAATAG
- a CDS encoding phosphate acyltransferase encodes MKRIPIALDAMGGDFGCEPLVKGALEALDREPNLEVHLAGVPKDLESALSKFEPGWRNRAIKIVVSSEAVGMGEGTFAIAKRRKDSSIAKCLELLKAGEVAGVMSAGSTTASVYWALEILGTYPDESLKPGLPIPWPNSRGATYLMDAGATPDADARQLAHFAVLGSLYAKAMLGRESVRVGLLSIGEERTKGNSKIKEAYRLIEKLIPNDFAGMVEGKDLPLGRVDVVICDAFVGNIALKLGEGFIEEAGRMLKKNLNWLGKLGGLLMLPSLKKLKKKLSWEAIGGAPLLGARGNLFIGHGRSSPAAIASGLVRCGQFAAIEGTAKIQEEYLRHYAALIANPGGVAAAGKLS; translated from the coding sequence ATGAAAAGAATCCCCATCGCTCTGGATGCCATGGGGGGAGATTTCGGCTGTGAACCCCTGGTCAAGGGCGCTCTGGAAGCCCTGGATCGAGAGCCGAACCTCGAGGTTCATTTAGCCGGCGTTCCCAAAGATTTGGAGAGCGCCTTATCAAAATTCGAACCCGGTTGGCGAAACCGGGCCATCAAAATCGTGGTTTCGTCCGAAGCCGTGGGCATGGGCGAGGGCACGTTCGCCATCGCCAAGCGGCGCAAGGATTCCTCCATCGCCAAATGCCTCGAATTGTTGAAAGCGGGCGAAGTGGCCGGGGTCATGAGCGCGGGCTCGACCACGGCCAGCGTGTATTGGGCGCTGGAGATTCTTGGCACGTACCCGGATGAGTCGTTAAAACCCGGCCTTCCTATTCCATGGCCGAATAGCCGGGGCGCCACTTATCTCATGGATGCGGGCGCGACTCCAGACGCGGACGCGCGGCAATTGGCCCATTTCGCGGTGCTGGGCAGCCTCTATGCTAAAGCCATGCTGGGCAGGGAATCGGTGAGGGTCGGGCTGTTGTCCATCGGCGAAGAGCGCACTAAGGGCAATTCAAAGATTAAGGAAGCCTATCGTTTGATCGAAAAGTTGATCCCCAATGATTTCGCGGGCATGGTCGAGGGCAAGGATTTGCCCTTGGGCCGGGTGGATGTGGTGATTTGCGACGCATTCGTCGGCAATATTGCGCTCAAATTAGGCGAGGGCTTTATTGAGGAAGCCGGGCGCATGCTCAAGAAAAATTTAAACTGGCTGGGCAAATTAGGCGGCCTGTTAATGCTGCCCAGCTTAAAGAAACTCAAAAAGAAGCTTTCCTGGGAAGCCATCGGCGGCGCGCCTTTATTGGGCGCGCGCGGAAATTTGTTTATCGGGCACGGGCGTTCTTCTCCGGCCGCGATCGCCAGCGGGCTTGTTCGCTGCGGGCAATTCGCGGCCATCGAAGGAACGGCAAAAATCCAAGAAGAGTACCTGAGACATTACGCGGCTTTGATCGCCAACCCAGGAGGCGTGGCGGCAGCGGGCAAGCTCTCTTGA
- a CDS encoding NADP-dependent isocitrate dehydrogenase (Converts isocitrate to alpha ketoglutarate) has translation MGQYQKVKVPAGGAKIQFKNGKLEAPERPIIPFFAGDGTGPDLWKGTQPVLDAAVEKAYGGKKKIVWMEIYAGLSALMHYDKDTVLPQETLDTISDFRVAIKGPLTTPAGGFKFVCLVCATEQNETNGKRPAQCAKCESEWVTPRFRSVNVGLRQKLDLYACVRPVRWFKGVPCPVKAPEKFNIVIFRENTEDVYAGIEFENGTPEQKKVYEFLTKEMGKKFRADSGIGIKPISATGSKRLVRMAIQYALDHQKPSVTLVHKGNIQKFTEGAFRDWGYEVAKGEFRDKIVTEQELWDQYEGKMPSGKLLVKDRIADQTFQQLLLRPDEYSVLATPNLNGDYISDAAAAQVGGLGIAPGANIGDGVAVFEATHGTAPKYTGKDMVNPGSLILSGVMMLEHLGWQEAADLVVHGLEATIQAKTVTYDLERQMQGAKKLKTSEFGAAIVKNMGRRTAAVA, from the coding sequence ATGGGTCAATATCAAAAAGTAAAGGTCCCCGCCGGCGGCGCGAAAATTCAATTCAAAAACGGCAAATTAGAGGCGCCGGAGCGCCCCATCATTCCCTTTTTCGCCGGAGACGGCACCGGGCCCGATCTTTGGAAAGGCACGCAGCCCGTTTTAGATGCCGCTGTTGAGAAAGCCTACGGCGGCAAAAAGAAAATCGTCTGGATGGAAATTTACGCGGGACTCTCCGCGCTCATGCACTACGACAAGGACACCGTGCTCCCCCAAGAAACTTTGGATACGATTTCTGATTTCCGTGTGGCCATCAAAGGCCCGCTGACCACGCCTGCCGGCGGGTTTAAATTCGTCTGCCTCGTCTGCGCGACGGAACAAAACGAGACGAACGGCAAACGCCCGGCTCAATGCGCGAAATGCGAGTCCGAATGGGTCACGCCGCGATTCCGTTCCGTCAATGTGGGCCTGCGCCAAAAACTCGACCTTTACGCCTGCGTGCGGCCCGTGCGCTGGTTTAAAGGCGTTCCCTGCCCGGTCAAAGCTCCTGAAAAATTCAACATCGTCATTTTCCGCGAAAACACGGAAGACGTTTACGCGGGCATTGAATTTGAGAACGGAACGCCGGAACAAAAAAAGGTCTACGAATTTTTGACTAAAGAGATGGGCAAAAAATTCCGGGCGGATTCGGGCATCGGGATCAAGCCGATCTCGGCCACCGGCAGCAAGCGCCTGGTGCGCATGGCCATCCAATACGCCTTGGACCATCAAAAGCCCTCGGTGACCTTGGTTCATAAGGGCAATATCCAAAAATTCACGGAAGGCGCCTTCCGCGACTGGGGCTATGAGGTGGCCAAAGGAGAATTCCGCGACAAAATCGTCACCGAGCAGGAACTTTGGGATCAATATGAGGGCAAAATGCCCTCGGGCAAACTCCTCGTTAAAGACCGCATCGCCGACCAGACATTCCAACAATTGCTCCTGCGACCTGATGAGTACAGCGTGCTGGCCACTCCCAATTTAAACGGCGACTATATTTCAGACGCGGCCGCCGCCCAGGTGGGCGGCCTGGGCATCGCCCCCGGCGCCAACATCGGCGACGGCGTGGCCGTATTCGAGGCCACGCACGGCACCGCTCCCAAATACACGGGCAAAGACATGGTCAATCCGGGTTCGCTGATTCTCTCCGGCGTCATGATGCTGGAGCATCTAGGCTGGCAGGAAGCCGCGGACCTGGTTGTACACGGCCTTGAGGCCACGATTCAAGCAAAAACCGTCACCTACGATCTCGAGCGCCAAATGCAAGGAGCCAAAAAACTCAAAACGTCCGAATTCGGCGCAGCCATCGTAAAGAACATGGGCCGCCGCACCGCCGCCGTCGCTTAA
- the rpmF gene encoding 50S ribosomal protein L32: protein MPNPKKKHTRHRTGIRRASNWRVEPVAAVPCPNCKGMKLPHRVCGKCGFYGGRLVITPKMEKSKKGEQGGQQ from the coding sequence ATGCCCAATCCAAAGAAGAAACATACAAGGCATCGCACCGGCATACGGCGGGCGTCCAATTGGCGCGTGGAGCCGGTGGCTGCCGTGCCTTGCCCTAATTGCAAGGGAATGAAGCTGCCGCATCGCGTTTGCGGCAAATGCGGGTTTTACGGCGGACGGCTCGTCATCACTCCCAAAATGGAAAAGTCCAAGAAAGGCGAACAGGGCGGGCAGCAATAA